Part of the Capsicum annuum cultivar UCD-10X-F1 chromosome 12, UCD10Xv1.1, whole genome shotgun sequence genome is shown below.
ATACTCTTGTTttatggaaaagaagaaaaacaggTCTTTATGCAATAGGACAtgttgaaaacataataaatatataagtatattttatgtatttcatCTTGCAATAACTAAGTAACAATGAACAACTATAAAGATAATGTAGTTCATCCTCTGTTTCTAGGGTCAATTTAATGAGGTGTTCTCGTATTTTCTTTCGCAATCATTTAGTGATTATGCTATTCACTTGTTTGTGATGAAGATAACATAAATACATCGTATTTTTTTAATGGAAACTGTCACCTACGCTATATTAGGTGCATGGGGGTTTCGATATTGGCCTACATAGAATTTTTTGACTAAGTCGAGAATTTTGATCATGTTCGGATTGTCACAGTCAATATATATTCCCATAAGATTTGCTTGTTCAAGGACGACCTCCTTTTCACCTATATATATACACTTGTAAATTCCCAAATGTTATAATCAAATAAGCTCCAATATCTCTCTCTGTTGTTATTATGGAATCTCAAACTGCAATTGCTAATCCAACTATGAAAAAAATTCTCATCCTAGTAAATTCTGTTATTCTCTTCACCAGCACTTGTGCTGGCCCTTTAACTACTCGTCTTTATTTCGTTCGTGGTGGCTCAAGAATATGGCTATCATGTACTTCGATAACTGGTGGCTTCCCTTTAACAATATTCCTCCTCGTCATAGCTTATTTCCATCGTAAAAAATCCAATGGATTGGACAATACTAAGATTTTTCTCATGACTCGTAAGTTGTTTATAGCCAGCGTAATTTCTGGCTTAGTCACAGGCATGGTTAATTATTTCTACTCTTATGGTTCAGCCAAATTGCCCGTCTCCACGTCCTGTCTCCTCTCTTCAACTCAACTAGTTTTCACTGCGATTTTCGCGTTCATTATTGTCAAGCAAAAATTCACATCGTATTCGATTAATGCTGTGGTTTTATTAACTATTGGAGCTGGAATTTTGGCTCTTGGAGCAAATAGTGATAGGCCAAGAGGGGAGTCAAGTAAGACATATATTGCAGGGTTTATTATGATACTTCTTGCCGcattattttatggatttgtGCTTGCATTCAATGAAGTAAGTTTTAGGAAAACAAAAAAGGCTATTGCCTTTACATTGGTTTTGGAGTTTCAAATGATGATGTGTTTCTTTGCTACTGCCTTTTGCGTTGTGGGGATGCTTATTAACAAGGATTTTCAGGTAAACACTAAATCAATTGCACGTTTATATTATGGTCACTCAACTAAGTTATTtcagaaaattatgttttttttttgtttataattttCTTCAACAAAGAAATAACTTTCTAGGATAATAATAACTACCTATTactttgttggttttatttgtcTTGGTGCCTATATCAAAAATGCATATTTTAACTTACTTGTTCATTTTGGCAAATCATGATAGTTTTGTTACTGCTTTAACAACTACCCCTACTAGTAGATAACTACATAAAGTAGTAAATGATTAATTTAAAGTTTTGAAACAtcattaataaagttattttaataaaatatacatCTAGTTAAAACTTTTTTAAGGAGTATGTTAAAttaatatgggccaagtaagatgAAATTAAGGAAGTAGTTGAGTGACCATATGAGAAATCAATTCTAAAATTCGTTCGACATTTTTTAGGAATTGATTTCTATAATGATCAGTCAACTCATATGTATTATTTCAGAAAACTACTTTTCTTTCCTGATTCTAAGTTTCCTCAAAATTTTGCAGGCAATTCCAAGGGACGCAAAACAGTTTGAGCTAGGTGAAGACAAATATTACATGGTTATAGTGTTGAATGCCCTTATATGGCAAGTTTACTTTGTGGGGGCCGTTGGAGTTACATGTTATTCTTCAGCATTACTCTCTGGAATTTTAATTGCAGCTTCACTCTCTGTTACAGAAGTGATTgctgttattttctttcatgaaAAATTTGGAGGTGAAAAGGGATTCTCACTTGCTCTCTCTCTCTGGGGATTTGTTTCTTACTTTTATGGTGCGACCAAACAAAACAAGAAGAGGAAGAATATAAATACAGAAGTTGAGGTTACTCAATCCCCTCCTATATAACAAATAGGAAACTCTAACTCTTATTCTTATGTTgtaatttatgtgatgttgtttgacttgacacaaagtttaataAAGAATGACTGACTTTCGAAATCTATGGTCTAAAACAAGTTCATGTATGTTGTGCGCCTATAAATCATctcactaaaaataaaatagatattttaagatTAAATTATTACTCAATATAGAGATGTGTAATTGTTTTTGagacagactaaaaagaaaaatgtgtCATATGAATTGATATATGggaaatattaatgataaaacaTTTATGAACTTATTACGATCCAAAATTACAAAGATTGTGATAACACCTACCTCAATTCAATCATGAGAGACTAGCCAAACTCAACAAACACCATTAATTCAAGATAAaagtgtaaacacctaattttttaccaaacctaagtgtctttgccattttagtgttcaatttcgttttagggtGTAAAttggatattttaagtttatcttatttttactaaatttattttaaaatttttttgaaaaaacctacaaaaaatagagtcacattttaaaataagtttttattttattgtttatttatttgtttatttatttttagaaaaaaaataaaaagaatttttttctaaattatatttgttttcttctttcaactttaaTAAAGaatgtgatattaatatttcttagtcatattcctaagactagctaattaaattattttatatttttttagttttaaatagattttattattttttttattttgtttaaaatattaataaaaaaaaaaaaaagaaacctaaAACTACCCAATATCCCCATAACCCACGTCTCTCCCACACCTCAATCCCACTCCCTCACAATCTGCTACTCCTTATATAACACAAAAAGCACACACACAAGGGGAGGAGATGACATACGGATCAAGAAGggagaagagaaacaaaaaaaaaagattgaaatcagaaggggaaaaaagaagaaaaacgagaaagaaacaaaaaaaaaaaagattgaaatcaaaaggggaaaaaagaagaaaaacaagaaggaaaaaaaaaagtacgtacataaaaggcaaaaaaatggggaagaaaacaaagaaaagaaatagttTTTGAATCGAGTTTTGGGTTTCGTTTGAGTTTTTGGTGGGGGTTTCTTGCTTCATCACTCGATTTAATTCATCACAGGTTCTTATACAAtcatgtattatttatgttataaatttgTCATGAAAAAGTATGAATGAAAATGTTccgagtaatttttttttaaatgatgtgTGAATGTTCGTTTGCAATTCATTCATGTTTGCTGTGTTTGATTTTGTTGTCATCGAGGTGTCATGTTAATGGCTATTATGTTgtttgtgtaaaaaaaaaaagaaaaaaaaaagaaaaaaaaatatttttttctgataTTTTTGCTCTTAGCTTCTTCGTTTTTCTTGGTTAAATTAGTGTCATGTTacctctttatttctcatgttttgtgtatccaataaatttatttttttttcctactgTTATATTACCTGCATGTTGTCCTCTATATCACTTCTATTTGTATGTCTTCTAGTGTGACTCTATCTTTTATGTTttcaatatctatatttgttTATATTGCAAAATGTGTATTATCTATTTTCCTATAATGTGCCAATGTAAATGTTATCATGCATAATTGGATGGGCGGCTTTAGTTACTGTTAAATCATTTCTTTGATCCTTATATATTAAGCCtctaaaaatattcatttaagatTAAAAAGGCAACGAATAATCTCAagataatacttttttttttcgaTGAGTCTATATactgtttatttaatttatttaaattattgaatatataatattaattgtTTTGTCGGTCATGATAGGTTAGATTGTAATATGATTAAATCATTTTATTTAATAGATtctttattgtaattttattgtaCTAATTAAGTATAAGAAATTAGGtgagataaaaaatgaaaaaagaagggACATATTAAAAACGCACATgcaacagaaagaaaaaaaagagaggggAAAAATCAATTGTAAGGGAGTGAATTTGTAAAAGAATAAGATAGGTTCTTAGTCTTTAGAAAGTTTAAAGTTTAACatacaagtgaaaattaacgataagttggaaagccctgctaccgaccattcgttataataaattgACTTACCGTTTGAAATCGATTGAATTGGGTGGGTAGATTTTAAACCTATGAAGTGCTCATTTAGACTACGAAAATGGGGACGAttcataaatgcctcaaaggcGCGGGAAACGTGGcaaaatttgtggtgaggccgaaaagtactactatcggtaagccacacgtcaatataataaataatttcaaaataaattaaaagcgggaggcaaacaacttttaggttaacaaatattataaatcttaaaaaaaaaaaaattaatttaagccgaacgtaagtcattaaagcgactgtgctagaaccacgggactcgaggggNNNNNNNNNNNNNNNNNNNNNNNNNNNNNNNNNNNNNNNNNNNNNNNNNNNNNNNNNNNNNNNNNNNNNNNNNNNNNNNNNNNNNNNNNNNNNNNNNNNNacaacttttaggttaacaaatattataaatcctaaaaaaaaataaataaattaatttaagccgaacgtaagtcattaaagcgactgtgctagaaccacgggactccaggggtgcctaacaccttcccctcggtcaacagaattccttatccggatttctagttcgcagacgaaaaaataaaaattgaagagtcatttccttttgaatagggattcaataaggtgacttggaacacccaaactcaattccaagtggcgactctgtaaataaaataatcccttttcaaaacgtcactttaattggaaaacccattttctctaaaaccaacccCCTAGCGGGGTTGGATGCGGTGAAAACCGGGGGgaggggtgtgtgtgtgtgtgtgaccAAAAGCAACCTGTAAAACATTGATACAAATAACTAATAACAACTCCAAACAtcctcaaaaggaaaaaaaattgtacaACAAAATTTTTAAGACCGAGCTGTCACAAGTACAACAACAAACTCTAAAATAGAAtgtcaaaaactaaaatacaaaactgtccaagaaaaaaattagacAATAATAAAAGATAGAGGAAATAGGGATAGTCACAGAATATAGGAGCTCACCACAACTTCAAAATCAGCAAACTCCGCATGAATTAAGGGTCACGGTCTCAACTTATACTAGGATCCGCATAAAAAGATGCAAATTGAAGGTGTGAGTACAACCACTAATACTTAGTAAgaatcataggccgactgagctcaAGCAAATACAATATCGAATAAAGAATACTATATCTATCCCTGCATGAGAAAAGTCCCAATAGTTCAATATCAGTCAATCGCTTCGAATCACCTCAAAGcacaattataataaaaaaatgatgcaATGCAATGATATGTAATAAAATGCAATGGCCAATGAAAGAGTCTATACAACCCTCTAGAGTCGTACATTGTAAAGTGGGAATCATGAGAGATCTGCGAGATCCATATATTACGTTCGAACTCAAATCAAAACTTTTTCATATCCTATTCGAAGTAAAATTGGAACTAAAATTAGTATTAAATATGTGGACTTGAATTGAGATTTCAACAAGTCTCGTCCGGATTCAAACTGGAACTAAAATTCGACATTTCTTTCAACTGTTCCTACGATGCATATGCATGATCACAATGATAAAATGAAGCTAGatacaaaaatatgtacaaaatttCAAGACAATACCAACTCATATACACAAGCTATAAGACTCAATTGCAAGTAAAAATCTAAACCTCATATCACTTTCACGGTATATGCTCCAATTCGGATATCACAACAAAAGTCCACCTCATGTATATCATATTTCACTAATTCACCCACCTTATAGTATTTTACATGATAATTCCCCACCCTACAAGGTCTAAAGTATCACGATCCTAAAATTGGGGTCATGATGGTACCGACCTCAGTCCAACCTTTGTAGGTAAACCAATATCCACAAgatagaaaacaatcaaaaattatgaaataaattcaatatatGAAACTCCTAGAATGGAGTCTAGCCAAAGATgtaaataacaaaaaattttagaaaaaacatGAAGTCCTAAATACGAGTGTCCTAAATAAAGAGCATCTCTAACAAGGTCTTAAACTAAATATACAATAATTTTTCT
Proteins encoded:
- the LOC107851611 gene encoding purine permease 1, whose translation is MESQTAIANPTMKKILILVNSVILFTSTCAGPLTTRLYFVRGGSRIWLSCTSITGGFPLTIFLLVIAYFHRKKSNGLDNTKIFLMTRKLFIASVISGLVTGMVNYFYSYGSAKLPVSTSCLLSSTQLVFTAIFAFIIVKQKFTSYSINAVVLLTIGAGILALGANSDRPRGESSKTYIAGFIMILLAALFYGFVLAFNEVSFRKTKKAIAFTLVLEFQMMMCFFATAFCVVGMLINKDFQAIPRDAKQFELGEDKYYMVIVLNALIWQVYFVGAVGVTCYSSALLSGILIAASLSVTEVIAVIFFHEKFGGEKGFSLALSLWGFVSYFYGATKQNKKRKNINTEVEVTQSPPI